One stretch of Vespula vulgaris chromosome 20, iyVesVulg1.1, whole genome shotgun sequence DNA includes these proteins:
- the LOC127071005 gene encoding synaptotagmin 1 isoform X2: MPPVKREAPSEPAPAAATSENVETQEETSNLPQLTLKAMTSTEEAVRSETESEVTTESTMKNLKDQLGTLSKDLAEEMGIPTWGLVAILIAVGVVVLGICFCCIRRCCRKRRSKDGKKGLKGAVDLKSVQLLGSTYKDKPDMEELTDNAEEPDEAESKQSEVKLGKLQYKLEYDFNSNSLAVTVIQAEELPALDMGGTSDPYVKVYLLPDKKKKFETKVHRKTLSPVFEETFVFKNVPYAEAMNKTLVFAIFDFDRFSKHDQIGEVKVPLCQVDLAQTIEEWRELQSVEGEGGQDNKLGDICFSLRYVPTAGKLTVVILEAKNLKKMDVGGLSDPYVKIALMQNGKRLKKKKTSIKKCTLNPYYNESFTFEVPFEQIQKVQLVVTVVDYDRIGTSEPIGKVVLGYNASGTELRHWSDMLASPRRPIAQWHTLKDPEDGDKKD, encoded by the exons ATGCCACCTGTTAAAAGAGAAGCACCATCAGAACCGGCGCCTGCAGCAGCTACCTCAGAAAATGTGGAAACGCAAGAGGAAACGTCGAACCTTCCGCAATTGACGTTGAAGGCGATGACGAGTACCGAGGAAGCGGTAAGAAGCG AGACAGAATCGGAAGTCACGACGGAAAgtacgatgaaaaatttaaaggATCAACTCGGAACGTTATCGAAAGATTTGGCCGAAGAAATGGGAATACCAACGTGGGGCTTGGTCGCGATTTTAATAG CCGTCGGCGTAGTCGTTCTTGGAATTTGTTTCTGCTGTATAAGAAGATGCTGTCGCAAGAGACGTTCCAAGGACGGCAAAAAGGGCCTAAAAGGAGCGGTAGATCTAAAATCAGTCCAGTTACTTGGAAGTACGTATAAGGATAAG CCGGATATGGAAGAACTCACGGATAATGCGGAAGAGCCCGACGAGGCTGAAAGCAAGCAGAGCGAAGTCAAACTCGGAAAGCTTCAATACaag CTCGAGTATGACTTCAATTCAAACAGTTTGGCAGTGACGGTGATACAGGCCGAAGAATTGCCAGCTTTAGATATGGGCGGCACTTCGGATCCTTACGTAAAGGTATACTTGTTGcccgataagaaaaagaaattcgaaacgAAGGTCCACAGAAAGACGCTGAGCCCAGTCTTCGAGGAGACGTTCGTTTTTAAG AATGTACCGTACGCGGAGGCCATGAACAAGACTCTGGTATTCGCGATTTTTGACTTTGATAGATTCTCGAAGCACGATCAAATCGGTGAAGTGAAGGTACCGTTGTGTCAGGTCGATCTCGCACAGACCATCGAGGAATGGCGAGAATTGCAGAGCGTCGAAGGAGAGGGTGGACAG GATAACAAATTGGGTGATATCTGTTTCTCCCTGAGATATGTACCAACGGCTGGTAAACTCACGGTGGTCATCCTCGAAGCtaagaatttaaagaaaatggaCGTTGGTGGCCTCTCGGATCCTTATGTCAAGATTGCGCTCATGCAAAATGGCAAGAGgctcaagaagaaaaaaacatccATAAAGAAGTGCACTCTTAATCCCTATTACAACGAATCGTTCACTTTTGAAGTTCCCTTCGAGCAGATCCAA AAAGTGCAATTGGTCGTAACAGTAGTGGACTATGATCGCATTGGTACTTCGGAACCGATCGGCAAGGTCGTATTGGGATACAACGCGAGTGGAACGGAATTGAGACATTGGTCGGATATGTTGGCATCTCCGAGGCGTCCAATTGCCCAATGGCATACCCTCAAGGATCCCGAGGATGGAGATAAGAAggattaa
- the LOC127071005 gene encoding synaptotagmin 1 isoform X1, with translation MPPVKREAPSEPAPAAATSENVETQEETSNLPQLTLKAMTSTEEAVRSETESEVTTESTMKNLKDQLGTLSKDLAEEMGIPTWGLVAILIAVGVVVLGICFCCIRRCCRKRRSKDGKKGLKGAVDLKSVQLLGSTYKDKVQPDMEELTDNAEEPDEAESKQSEVKLGKLQYKLEYDFNSNSLAVTVIQAEELPALDMGGTSDPYVKVYLLPDKKKKFETKVHRKTLSPVFEETFVFKNVPYAEAMNKTLVFAIFDFDRFSKHDQIGEVKVPLCQVDLAQTIEEWRELQSVEGEGGQDNKLGDICFSLRYVPTAGKLTVVILEAKNLKKMDVGGLSDPYVKIALMQNGKRLKKKKTSIKKCTLNPYYNESFTFEVPFEQIQKVQLVVTVVDYDRIGTSEPIGKVVLGYNASGTELRHWSDMLASPRRPIAQWHTLKDPEDGDKKD, from the exons ATGCCACCTGTTAAAAGAGAAGCACCATCAGAACCGGCGCCTGCAGCAGCTACCTCAGAAAATGTGGAAACGCAAGAGGAAACGTCGAACCTTCCGCAATTGACGTTGAAGGCGATGACGAGTACCGAGGAAGCGGTAAGAAGCG AGACAGAATCGGAAGTCACGACGGAAAgtacgatgaaaaatttaaaggATCAACTCGGAACGTTATCGAAAGATTTGGCCGAAGAAATGGGAATACCAACGTGGGGCTTGGTCGCGATTTTAATAG CCGTCGGCGTAGTCGTTCTTGGAATTTGTTTCTGCTGTATAAGAAGATGCTGTCGCAAGAGACGTTCCAAGGACGGCAAAAAGGGCCTAAAAGGAGCGGTAGATCTAAAATCAGTCCAGTTACTTGGAAGTACGTATAAGGATAAG GTACAGCCGGATATGGAAGAACTCACGGATAATGCGGAAGAGCCCGACGAGGCTGAAAGCAAGCAGAGCGAAGTCAAACTCGGAAAGCTTCAATACaag CTCGAGTATGACTTCAATTCAAACAGTTTGGCAGTGACGGTGATACAGGCCGAAGAATTGCCAGCTTTAGATATGGGCGGCACTTCGGATCCTTACGTAAAGGTATACTTGTTGcccgataagaaaaagaaattcgaaacgAAGGTCCACAGAAAGACGCTGAGCCCAGTCTTCGAGGAGACGTTCGTTTTTAAG AATGTACCGTACGCGGAGGCCATGAACAAGACTCTGGTATTCGCGATTTTTGACTTTGATAGATTCTCGAAGCACGATCAAATCGGTGAAGTGAAGGTACCGTTGTGTCAGGTCGATCTCGCACAGACCATCGAGGAATGGCGAGAATTGCAGAGCGTCGAAGGAGAGGGTGGACAG GATAACAAATTGGGTGATATCTGTTTCTCCCTGAGATATGTACCAACGGCTGGTAAACTCACGGTGGTCATCCTCGAAGCtaagaatttaaagaaaatggaCGTTGGTGGCCTCTCGGATCCTTATGTCAAGATTGCGCTCATGCAAAATGGCAAGAGgctcaagaagaaaaaaacatccATAAAGAAGTGCACTCTTAATCCCTATTACAACGAATCGTTCACTTTTGAAGTTCCCTTCGAGCAGATCCAA AAAGTGCAATTGGTCGTAACAGTAGTGGACTATGATCGCATTGGTACTTCGGAACCGATCGGCAAGGTCGTATTGGGATACAACGCGAGTGGAACGGAATTGAGACATTGGTCGGATATGTTGGCATCTCCGAGGCGTCCAATTGCCCAATGGCATACCCTCAAGGATCCCGAGGATGGAGATAAGAAggattaa
- the LOC127071007 gene encoding pancreatic lipase-related protein 2-like, with protein MAVSLERYLFLLVLFSSIFVRQHHVGADNKTLKDLFNSTSCAKPPFECPHPQIEFYLYTRETQKDPLLLDVRSFESLYYSRFNKSHTTKIIIHGFGGGRNLAPSTDLRRAYFTRGDYNIIIVDYGTLVREPCLSQIQWGPDFCSRCIAQLVRYLRDHPRGTRPENIHVLGYSVGAHIAGLIANYLPDDKLGRITGLDPTIFFYMNGNRSMDLDETDAHFVDVIHTGAGILGQWGPNGHADFYVNGGSSQPGCATSSLLQTLSCDHTKVTPYYIESIVTKKGFWAAPCGNLFSYLIGWCNPPLEKYILMGEDTPHTARGIFYLSTNAHRPYARGLPAKKQRQTSRKQSSYRQY; from the exons ATGGCGGTCAGTCTCGAGAGatacctttttcttctcgtcctCTTCTCCTCGATCTTCGTCCGTCAAC ACCACGTAGGCGCAGATAACAAAACCCTGAAGGATCTCTTCAACAGCACGTCCTGCGCTAAGCCGCCCTTCGAGTGTCCACATCCtcaaatcgaattttatttgtacACCAG GGAGACGCAAAAGGATCCTTTACTCTTGGACGTCCGAAGCTTCGAGTCGCTTTACTATTCCAGATTCAATAAATCCCATACAACCAAAATCATTATTCACGGTTTTGGTGGCGGTAGAAACCTGGCCCCTAGTACGGATCTTAGacgtg CGTACTTCACTCGAGGCGACTATAATATCATCATTGTTGATTACGGCACGCTGGTACGCGAACCCTGTCTCTCTCAAATACAATGGGGACCAGATTTCTGTTCGCGATGTATCGCGCAATTGGTGAGGTACCTGAGGGATCATCCTCGAGGCACAAGGCCGGAGAATATTCATGTCCTTGGATACAGCGTCGGCGCTCACATCGCCGGACTGATCGCCAATTATTTGCCCGATGATAAGCTCGGCAGAATAACGG GCCTCGATCCgacgatatttttctacatGAACGGGAATCGTTCGATGGATTTAGACGAGACGGACGCCCATTTCGTCGACGTTATACACACCGGCGCAGGGATTTTAGGCCAATGGGGACCGAACGGACACGCGGATTTCTACGTTAACGGCGGATCGAGCCAACCAGGATGCGCGACCTCTTCTCTGCTCC AAACGCTCTCCTGCGACCACACCAAAGTGACCCCGTATTACATCGAGTCGATCGTAACGAAGAAAGGATTTTGGGCAGCACCCTGCGGCAATCTTTTCTCTTACCTGATCGGCTGGTGCAATCCGCCGTTGGAGAAGTACATTCTCATGGGAGAGGACACGCCACATAC AGCACGAGGCATCTTCTATCTGTCAACAAACGCACACAGACCGTACGCCCGAGGACTTCCCGCAAAAAAGCAGCGACAGACAAGTCGGAAGCAATCGTCCTACCGCCAGTATTAA